One Megalopta genalis isolate 19385.01 chromosome 5, iyMegGena1_principal, whole genome shotgun sequence DNA window includes the following coding sequences:
- the Afti gene encoding aftiphilin isoform X2 produces the protein MAFPPLVSSTPPPLDNFGDSEEDEFGDFTTGGIDGLSVSSDSPHKLATPVQTPLPSQNASPKLNGISETSEEDSQSVVVLKSAITEDLLILEKTENTVNEIKLKTEIETINEVNNCKRNSKNVNNNDIIDNIGKRVFNEVGLVSESSSFGESEQEASPNNLEDLEPLSLDLGDPTAAADIIQPLDDDFYEYEQFEDSQNWISNNDVPTDISKTNYFEFQEAEDISNNLKSFKKDFSIVDKKDVNVEFEKSVEQPTVEAQCTAISNVPDERDDFEGVSKAENIEESPFHDSIEGNPPSMSESKDEFSNRSQADKEDIAEEFYEFSEAKRTSSENGFLSSEPLPVISRCSNEEFDDFKCDATLETSTRTFQPEVHDFPDTTEVNEKRNDLEAEDDDFGDFTNFTDQTRFEKVDEVKVPDKNEDDDFGDFNDFESAFQQPEVEQSQFSLKESISRIENKNAANKIEDIITTMFPTDTEQCEIQIQTLIGQADRVWHSIKSVEETNALTYQWANSASNNVLLNSLGIDSRNILFGPRWNPNVPRFAANLGFTPLEPIKATVDIQPTVTTNISKSQSSTNSEEVPAAQFDWNSSGLVNPLEANISEVSVNRERCNSVSKTETIDSLENDVLKSQKRSQPSKMIEPLPAPRPADWKRKSDLDPGHKSKITSSQRNVPMEKQFSTNEKHVATDRQQYMSSEKQYSSVEKQYLPEKTNSGDTYRGKSVNKRSSGSEHVVMDRFGRVMPIQQETARVLNRLPDLSFLNARTLLLDRDHKQITCELGVMSRKMPG, from the exons ATGGCATTTCCACCACTGGTCAGTTCGACACCTCCTCCGTTAGATAATTTCGGAGACTCAGAAGAGGATGAATTTGGAGACTTTACAACTGGTGGAATAGATG GACTCTCTGTGTCTTCAGATTCACCACATAAGCTTGCGACACCTGTTCAAACACCTTTACCATCCCAAAATGCTTCACCAAAATTAAATGGTATTTCTGAAACAAGCGAAGAAGATTCTCAGTCAGTCGTAGTTTTGAAATCAGCAATTACGGAAGATCTCTTAATACTTGAAAAAACTGAGAACACTGtgaatgaaattaaattaaaaacagAGATTGAAACTATTAATGAGGTGAATAATTGTAAAAGAAACTCGAAGAATGTAAATAACAATGATATCATAGACAATATAGGAAAAAGAGTTTTCAATGAAGTTGGCTTAGTCAGCGAAAGCAGTAGTTTTGGGGAGAGTGAACAAGAAGCTTCCCCTAATAATTTAGAGGATTTAGAACCTTTGAGTCTAGATTTGGGAGATCCAACTGCTGCTGCCGACATAATTCAACCGTTAGATGATGATTTCTACGAGTATGAGCAGTTTGAAGATTCTCAGAACTGGATTTCAAACAATGACGTGCCTACAGACATTTCAAAAACAAACTACTTCGAATTCCAAGAAGCTGaagatatttcaaataatttaaaaagTTTCAAAAAAGACTTCAGTATAGTTGATAAAAAAGATGTAAATGTAGAATTTGAGAAATCGGTTGAGCAACCGACTGTAGAAGCTCAATGCACAGCAATCTCAAATGTGCCAGATGAGAGAGATGATTTTGAAGGAGTCTCAAAAGCTGAAAATATAGAAGAGTCGCCGTTTCATGATTCTATTGAAGGAAATCCTCCGAGTATGAGTGAATCAAAAGACGAGTTTTCAAATAGAAGTCAAGCTGACAAGGAGGATATTGCTGAAGAATTTTACGAGTTCTCtgaggctaaacgaacgagttctgAAAACGGCTTTCTATCTTCTGAACCACTGCCAGTTATTTCCAGGTGTTCGAATGAAGAATTCGATGATTTCAAATGTGATGCCACACTAGAGACTTCTACTAGGACTTTCCAACCTGAGGTTCATGACTTTCCCGACACAACAGAAGTGAATGAAAAAAGGAATGATTTGGAAGCTGAAGACGACGACTTCGGCGATTTCACGAACTTTACTGATCAAACTCGATTTGAAAAGGTTGATGAAGTAAAAGTACCTGATAAAAATGAAGACGACGATTTCGGAGACTTCAATGATTTTGAATCAGCATTCCAACAACCTGAGGTGGAGCAATCGCAATTTAGTCTGAAGGAATCGATTTCTcgtattgaaaataaaaat GCGGCTAACAAAATAGAGGACATAATAACAACGATGTTTCCGACAGATACGGAACAATGCGAAATTCAAATACAAACGCTGATAGGTCAAGCAGATAGAGTCTGGCACAGTATTAAAAGCGTTGAGGAAACGAACGCTTTGACGTATCAGTGGGCAAATAGTGCTAGTAACAATGTACTCTTGAATTCCCTCGGCATTGATTCTCGTAATATT TTATTTGGTCCAAGATGGAATCCAAATGTACCGAGGTTCGCTGCAAATCTTGGCTTCACCCCTTTAGAGCCAATTAAAGCCACAGTGGATATTCAACCTACTGTTACAACAAATATAAGCAAATCTCAAAGTTCAACTAACTCGGAA GAAGTACCTGCCGCTCAATTTGACTGGAATAGTTCCGGGCTTGTTAATCCCTTAGAAGCTA ATATCTCAGAAGTGAGTGTTAATCGAGAACGATGCAATTCAGTCTCAAAGACAGAGACGATCGACTCCCTGGAGAACGACGTTTTGAAATCTCAGAAACGTTCGCAACCTTCGAAGATGATAGAACCATTACCAGCTCCCCGTCCAGCAGACTGGAAAAGGAAGTCTGACCTTGATCCCGGGCACAAATCAAAAATCACCAGTTCGCAACGGAATGTCCCAATGGAGAAGCAGTTCTCAACGAACGAGAAGCATGTAGCAACTGATAGACAGCAATATATGTCGTCAGAAAAGCAATACTCGTCTGTAGAGAAACAGTATTTGCCGGAGAAaacaaattcaggggatacttATCGTGGGAAGTCTGTGAACAAGAGGTCGTCGGGATCTGAACATGTGGTGATGGATAGGTTTGGACGTGTTATGCCGATACAACAGGAAACAGCGCGTGTACTAAACCGACTCCCGGACCTTTCGTTTCTGAATGCCAGAACTCTATTGCTCGATCGCGACCATAAGCAAATCACCTGTGAGCTTGGTGTTATGAGTCGCAAGATGCCCGGCTGA
- the LOC117224083 gene encoding uncharacterized protein LOC117224083, whose product MNIGKTDSISTLSEHENDLDDFEASIIWSQDEPLSPNEVLELPPDTDNQNHFKSLCRLCAGETTNPIYIYSEFGESLRLLDKINTCLSIKVKKTDPLPKQLCPTCVEKVTWCNDFDAQCIRAEETLVEILKQKNCFITSKNDGHSLKNIDSCPLCVEGRMKIFEEAKRNQKDIDLYDSDIVLESSDEEHIPSEFRADEEDENGAITLFCLGTKQKYLKCGACMNLYHTKETLDEHKCKPNLQCTSKPYKCDICFTTFTFEERLQFHKHFHEDAKALYCEICKITFGKELKLFYHYKRYHCKDGKVSCLQCGKLFENQEGLKKHVCVDGKTRPHVCQVCSKGFCDGYTLKRHVVTHLPEKPYKCSECSKSFTQKSRLNKHIAGHSIVLENSQTIWRCVHCGEVFGACETADGHCKRHEEKVNLIEELQVVKLYHCEFCDSHFADMDHLKHHRDLHIVEKPYSCNECNSWFKSFAEAVLHWKEHPRIFKVLVVFLCDVCDRDVKELSLLYKHKQKRHQPVARKSEKSEEKFICELCGSVFVSAEEFQEHGKYRCSKFPCDICGSLLPTANSLNAHKRRHSGLRPYVCNICGKSYTQSSHMWTHKRFHMGVKPYACEYCDQRFTIKPDLADHTRKKHTRERPFKCDVCNKAFLTGSVFYQHRLIHRGDRRYKCHYCEKAFTRTEALNNHIKIHTGEKPHACDVCGRCFRQKGDMRKHRRTQHTAKQDIK is encoded by the exons ATGAATATTGGAAAGACAGACTCAATTAGCACATTGAGTGAGCATGAAAATGATCTTGATGATTTTGAGGCATCAATTATTTGGTCTCAGGATGAACCATTATCCCCTAATGAAGTTTTAGAATTGCCTCCTGATACTGACAATCAAAATCATTTCAAATCTCTGTGCCGTTTATGTGCTGGGGAAACCACTAatcctatttatatttattcagaGTTTGGAGAGTCCTTAAGACTTTTGGACAAGATAAACACATGTCTAAGTATTAAG GTGAAAAAAACAGATCCCCTTCCAAAACAACTTTGTCCAACATGTGTTGAAAAGGTTACTTGGTGTAATGATTTTGATGCTCAATGTATTAGAGCTGAAGAAACTCTTGTAGAAATTCTCAAACAGAAAAACTGTTTTATAACATCTAAAAATGATGGGCATTCTTTAAAGAACATTGATTCGTGTCCATTATGCGTTGAAGGACGAATGAAGATCTTTGAAGAAGCCAAAAGAAATCAAAAGGATATTGACTTGTATGACAGTGATATTGTTCTTGAAAGTAGTGATGAAGAACATATACCAAGTGAATTTAGAGCTGATGAAGAAGATGAAAATGGAGCCATCACACTGTTTTGTTTGGGGACCaagcaaaaatatttgaaatgtgGAGCTTGTATGAATCTGTATCATACAAAAGAAACTCTAGATGAACATAAATGTAAACCCAATTTGCAATGCACATCCAAGCCATATAAGTGTGACATTTGCTTCACAACATTTACCTTTGAAGAGCGTTTGCAATTCCATAAACATTTTCATGAAGATGCAAAAGCATTATATTGTGAAATTTGCAAAATTACTTTTGGGAAGGAgctaaaattattttatcattaCAAGAG ATATCATTGCAAAGATGGTAAAGTATCCTGCTTGCAGTGtggaaaattatttgaaaatcaaGAAGGATTAAAGAAACATGTTTGTGTGGATGGTAAAACAAGACCACATGTGTGCCAAGTCTGCTCAAAAGGATTCTGTGATGG GTATACCTTAAAACGTCATGTGGTAACCCATCTTCCAGAAAAACCATATAAATGCTCTGAATGCTCAAAAAGTTTCACACAAAAGTCAAGATTGAATAAGCACATAGCTGGTCATAGTATCGTTTTAGAAAACAGTCAAACAATTTGGAG GTGTGTTCATTGTGGCGAAGTGTTTGGGGCATGCGAGACCGCGGATGGGCATTGTAAGAGGCATGAAGAGAAAGTTAATCTCATTGAAGAGTTGCAGGTGGTGAAGCTTTATCATTGTGAATTCTGCGATAGCCACTTTGCAGATATGGATCATTTGAAACATCATCGTGATTTACACATTGTTGAAAAACCATATTCATGCAACGAGTGTAACTCGTGGTTTAAATCTTTCGCAGAGGCTGTACTTCATTGGAAGGAACACCCGAGAATATTTAAAGTCTTGGTAGTATTTTTATGCGATGTCTGCGACAGGGATGTCAAAGAATTATCTTTGCTCTACAAACACAAACAAAAGAGACATCAGCCAGTGGCTAGAAAGTCTGAAAAAAGTGAAGAGAAGTTTATTTGCGAGCTCTGTGGAAGTGTTTTCGTAAGCGCCGAAGAATTTCAAGAGCATGGGAAGTACAGGTGTTCTAAATTTCCTTGTGACATATGTGGTAGTCTTCTACCAACTGCGAATTCATTGAATGCGCATAAAAGAAGACATAGTGGACTCAGGCC GTATGTATGCAACATATGTGGGAAAAGTTACACACAGTCGAGTCACATGTGGACTCACAAAAGATTCCACATGGGTGTCAAACCATACGCATGCGAATATTGTGATCAAAGATTTACTATCAAGCCTGATCTAGCAGATCACACGAGAAAAAAGCATACCAGAGAAAGACCATTTAAATGTGATGTCTGCAACAAAGCTTTCTTAACAGGTTCCGTTTTCTATCAACATAGATTAATACATAGGGGAGACCGTAGATATAAGTGTCACTATTGCGAGAAAGCATTTACTAGAACAGAAGCTTTAAATAATCACATAAAGATTCATACTGGTGAGAAACCGCACGCGTGTGACGTTTGCGGTAGATGTTTCCGACAAAAAGGAGATATGAGAAAACATAGACGTACGCAGCATACCGCTAAGCAAGACATAAAGTAA
- the Afti gene encoding aftiphilin isoform X1: MAFPPLVSSTPPPLDNFGDSEEDEFGDFTTGGIDGLSVSSDSPHKLATPVQTPLPSQNASPKLNGISETSEEDSQSVVVLKSAITEDLLILEKTENTVNEIKLKTEIETINEVNNCKRNSKNVNNNDIIDNIGKRVFNEVGLVSESSSFGESEQEASPNNLEDLEPLSLDLGDPTAAADIIQPLDDDFYEYEQFEDSQNWISNNDVPTDISKTNYFEFQEAEDISNNLKSFKKDFSIVDKKDVNVEFEKSVEQPTVEAQCTAISNVPDERDDFEGVSKAENIEESPFHDSIEGNPPSMSESKDEFSNRSQADKEDIAEEFYEFSEAKRTSSENGFLSSEPLPVISRCSNEEFDDFKCDATLETSTRTFQPEVHDFPDTTEVNEKRNDLEAEDDDFGDFTNFTDQTRFEKVDEVKVPDKNEDDDFGDFNDFESAFQQPEVEQSQFSLKESISRIENKNAANKIEDIITTMFPTDTEQCEIQIQTLIGQADRVWHSIKSVEETNALTYQWANSASNNVLLNSLGIDSRNILFGPRWNPNVPRFAANLGFTPLEPIKATVDIQPTVTTNISKSQSSTNSEEVPAAQFDWNSSGLVNPLEASGGLSALLPLDFLCPFDPLLTSHSSTNSESYRRPSSARNPVNHHISEVSVNRERCNSVSKTETIDSLENDVLKSQKRSQPSKMIEPLPAPRPADWKRKSDLDPGHKSKITSSQRNVPMEKQFSTNEKHVATDRQQYMSSEKQYSSVEKQYLPEKTNSGDTYRGKSVNKRSSGSEHVVMDRFGRVMPIQQETARVLNRLPDLSFLNARTLLLDRDHKQITCELGVMSRKMPG; this comes from the exons ATGGCATTTCCACCACTGGTCAGTTCGACACCTCCTCCGTTAGATAATTTCGGAGACTCAGAAGAGGATGAATTTGGAGACTTTACAACTGGTGGAATAGATG GACTCTCTGTGTCTTCAGATTCACCACATAAGCTTGCGACACCTGTTCAAACACCTTTACCATCCCAAAATGCTTCACCAAAATTAAATGGTATTTCTGAAACAAGCGAAGAAGATTCTCAGTCAGTCGTAGTTTTGAAATCAGCAATTACGGAAGATCTCTTAATACTTGAAAAAACTGAGAACACTGtgaatgaaattaaattaaaaacagAGATTGAAACTATTAATGAGGTGAATAATTGTAAAAGAAACTCGAAGAATGTAAATAACAATGATATCATAGACAATATAGGAAAAAGAGTTTTCAATGAAGTTGGCTTAGTCAGCGAAAGCAGTAGTTTTGGGGAGAGTGAACAAGAAGCTTCCCCTAATAATTTAGAGGATTTAGAACCTTTGAGTCTAGATTTGGGAGATCCAACTGCTGCTGCCGACATAATTCAACCGTTAGATGATGATTTCTACGAGTATGAGCAGTTTGAAGATTCTCAGAACTGGATTTCAAACAATGACGTGCCTACAGACATTTCAAAAACAAACTACTTCGAATTCCAAGAAGCTGaagatatttcaaataatttaaaaagTTTCAAAAAAGACTTCAGTATAGTTGATAAAAAAGATGTAAATGTAGAATTTGAGAAATCGGTTGAGCAACCGACTGTAGAAGCTCAATGCACAGCAATCTCAAATGTGCCAGATGAGAGAGATGATTTTGAAGGAGTCTCAAAAGCTGAAAATATAGAAGAGTCGCCGTTTCATGATTCTATTGAAGGAAATCCTCCGAGTATGAGTGAATCAAAAGACGAGTTTTCAAATAGAAGTCAAGCTGACAAGGAGGATATTGCTGAAGAATTTTACGAGTTCTCtgaggctaaacgaacgagttctgAAAACGGCTTTCTATCTTCTGAACCACTGCCAGTTATTTCCAGGTGTTCGAATGAAGAATTCGATGATTTCAAATGTGATGCCACACTAGAGACTTCTACTAGGACTTTCCAACCTGAGGTTCATGACTTTCCCGACACAACAGAAGTGAATGAAAAAAGGAATGATTTGGAAGCTGAAGACGACGACTTCGGCGATTTCACGAACTTTACTGATCAAACTCGATTTGAAAAGGTTGATGAAGTAAAAGTACCTGATAAAAATGAAGACGACGATTTCGGAGACTTCAATGATTTTGAATCAGCATTCCAACAACCTGAGGTGGAGCAATCGCAATTTAGTCTGAAGGAATCGATTTCTcgtattgaaaataaaaat GCGGCTAACAAAATAGAGGACATAATAACAACGATGTTTCCGACAGATACGGAACAATGCGAAATTCAAATACAAACGCTGATAGGTCAAGCAGATAGAGTCTGGCACAGTATTAAAAGCGTTGAGGAAACGAACGCTTTGACGTATCAGTGGGCAAATAGTGCTAGTAACAATGTACTCTTGAATTCCCTCGGCATTGATTCTCGTAATATT TTATTTGGTCCAAGATGGAATCCAAATGTACCGAGGTTCGCTGCAAATCTTGGCTTCACCCCTTTAGAGCCAATTAAAGCCACAGTGGATATTCAACCTACTGTTACAACAAATATAAGCAAATCTCAAAGTTCAACTAACTCGGAA GAAGTACCTGCCGCTCAATTTGACTGGAATAGTTCCGGGCTTGTTAATCCCTTAGAAGCTA GTGGTGGGTTATCTGCTCTACTACCTTTGGACTTTCTGTGCCCTTTTGATCCTCTACTAACATCCCACAGTTCCACCAACTCTGAATCCTATCGTCGGCCAAGTAGCGCAAGGAATCCTGTTAATCATC ATATCTCAGAAGTGAGTGTTAATCGAGAACGATGCAATTCAGTCTCAAAGACAGAGACGATCGACTCCCTGGAGAACGACGTTTTGAAATCTCAGAAACGTTCGCAACCTTCGAAGATGATAGAACCATTACCAGCTCCCCGTCCAGCAGACTGGAAAAGGAAGTCTGACCTTGATCCCGGGCACAAATCAAAAATCACCAGTTCGCAACGGAATGTCCCAATGGAGAAGCAGTTCTCAACGAACGAGAAGCATGTAGCAACTGATAGACAGCAATATATGTCGTCAGAAAAGCAATACTCGTCTGTAGAGAAACAGTATTTGCCGGAGAAaacaaattcaggggatacttATCGTGGGAAGTCTGTGAACAAGAGGTCGTCGGGATCTGAACATGTGGTGATGGATAGGTTTGGACGTGTTATGCCGATACAACAGGAAACAGCGCGTGTACTAAACCGACTCCCGGACCTTTCGTTTCTGAATGCCAGAACTCTATTGCTCGATCGCGACCATAAGCAAATCACCTGTGAGCTTGGTGTTATGAGTCGCAAGATGCCCGGCTGA
- the LOC117224056 gene encoding SKA complex subunit 1: MANSCCIDEILKQLCDKLQYLESATMLHKIKHEIKDELLEMYEQISDISDDIDVLRKQLHKISEQNKECQELLLLIQNLDDKIVHMEQNVPPTLIHDFHHSENELNHVLKEILALHYDEEISVDNKSDTDTDTKKQTEARIKDCKKILFDEPVVYPRIDLITKNEFDSIPKYIIGRQSLETLNNLVDAINQVLKAKYTLLSMGKAQVRKQGNMNLYLHYKEQDLDICNGNDYVYFFTKEDYETHMKVKLNKIKLNLITVLRHCKRLREYRVKNDLRYIVVTE, translated from the exons ATGGCGAACTCCTGTTGTATCGATGAAATCCTGAAACAACTGTGTGATAAGTTACAATATCTCGAATCTGCAACGATGTTACATAAAA TTAAACACGAAATAAAGGACGAGCTCTTGGAGATGTATGAGCAAATCTCGGACATATCTGATGACATTGATGTATTAAGGAAACAATTGCACAAAATCAGCGAACAAAATAAGGAATGTCAA GAATTATTGTTGCTGATACAAAATTTGGATGATAAAATTGTCCATATGGAACAGAATGTTCCACCTACATTGATACATGATTTCCATCATTCTGAGAATGAATTGAACCATGTTTTGAAAGAAATATTAGCATTACATTACGATGAAGAAATATCAGTAGATAATAAGAgtgatacagatacagatacaaaGAAACAAACGGAGGCTCGAATAAAAGACTGCAAGAAAATTTTGTTTGACGAGCCTGTTGTTTACCCAAGAATAGATTTAATAACCAAAAATGAATTCGATAGTATTCCAAAGTATATTATTGGAAGACAGTCTCTAGAAACACTGAACAATCTGGTAGATGCCATTAATCAGGTTTTGAAAGCAAAATATACACTGTTGTCAATGGGGAAAGCACAAGTTAGAAAGCAAGGCAATATGAATCTTTATCTTCATTATAAGGAACAAGATTTAGATATTTGTAATGGAAATG ATTATGTGTATTTCTTCACCAAAGAAGATTATGAAACGCACATGAAAGTGAAACTTAACAAGATCAAGTTAAACTTAATAACTGTTTTAAGACATTGTAAAAGATTAAGAGAATATAGAGTAAAGAATGATCTAAGATATATTGTAGTAACAGAATAA